Proteins found in one Homalodisca vitripennis isolate AUS2020 chromosome 4, UT_GWSS_2.1, whole genome shotgun sequence genomic segment:
- the LOC124361092 gene encoding skin secretory protein xP2-like, protein MQCLIVLALAALAQANPLYSTAVVTPLVAADNTETAALKTLAIEKAKTGAPAPYFDTYSRAYFAPAAAPAFAPAAVPAFAPAAAPAFAPAAAPAFAPAAVPAAVPTYHALAPAAVQSYAPAAVPTYHALAPAAAPAYAPAYAPAYAPAYAPAYAPAYAPAYAPAYAPAYTPAYAPAAIRAIASAPVSAVSAAAQTFLLSNEDAAKVNHLTGLAKELSHS, encoded by the exons ATGCAGTGCCTg ATTGTCCTTGCTCTAGCCGCCCTGGCTCAGGCCAACCCTTTGTACTCCACCGCGGTAGTCACACCCCTGGTAGCCGCCGACAACACTGAGACTGCTGCTCTTAAGACCTTGGCTATCGAGAAGGCCAAGACTGGTGCCCCTGCTCCATACTTTGACACCTACAGCAGGGCTTACTTCGCCCCAGCCGCTGCACCTGCTTTCGCCCCAGCCGCTGTCCCGGCTTTCGCCCCAGCCGCTGCCCCTGCTTTCGCCCCAGCCGCTGCCCCTGCTTTTGCTCCCGCTGCTGTTCCCGCTGCCGTTCCCACCTACCACGCTCTGGCCCCTGCTGCTGTTCAATCTTATGCTCCCGCAGCTGTCCCTACCTATCACGCCCTGGCCCCTGCTGCAGCTCCAGCTTACGCCCCAGCCTACGCCCCAGCCTACGCCCCAGCCTACGCCCCAGCCTACGCCCCAGCCTACGCTCCAGCCTACGCCCCAGCCTACGCACCGGCCTACACTCCTGCCTATGCCCCAGCTGCTATCCGTGCCATAGCTTCTGCTCCAGTTTCTGCCGTATCAGCTGCTGCTCAAACCTTCCTTCTGTCTAACGAAGACGCCGCTAAGGTCAACCATTTGACTGGTCTGGCTAAGGAACTGTCCCACTCATAA